One genomic region from Jiangella sp. DSM 45060 encodes:
- a CDS encoding ABC transporter permease: MSRPLSFREAATLVARREFGQRIRERSFFISLLITLGIIAVVVLLPRFTDFGAGSYDVALVGEPSGLQEAVAHQASVADIEVSFQSVPDAAEAEQAVRDGDLDAYVDGDSVVVDQSLDDTLRAVLQNAYSQVEGARALESAGIDPADVSAALTSATLRTVTLDPDADERETRGGIAFFGTIVLFGQLITYSMWVAMGVVEEKSSRVVEVILATIPARALLAGKIIGIGLLGLLQLTLIGGLGLGIAAALGAVSLSGPMITPVLTALGWFVLGFAAYASLSAAAAARISRQEDLQNVTTPVNTLMMVSYFGAFYVFLNQDAAAAGVLSIVPPFSALIMPLRMARGDAAGWEIGLALGLMLALIAVLVVLAARVYEGAVLRMGAKVSLKDAWAARRRTAR, from the coding sequence ATGTCGCGCCCACTGTCGTTCCGTGAGGCCGCCACGCTCGTCGCCCGCCGCGAGTTCGGGCAGCGCATCCGTGAGCGCTCGTTCTTCATCTCGCTGCTCATCACGCTCGGCATCATCGCGGTGGTCGTGCTGCTCCCCCGGTTCACCGACTTCGGCGCCGGCAGCTACGACGTCGCGCTGGTCGGCGAGCCGTCGGGCCTGCAGGAGGCGGTCGCGCACCAGGCCTCCGTCGCGGACATCGAGGTGAGCTTCCAGTCGGTGCCCGACGCCGCCGAGGCCGAGCAGGCCGTCCGCGACGGCGACCTCGACGCCTACGTCGACGGCGACTCCGTCGTCGTCGACCAGTCCCTCGACGACACGCTGCGCGCCGTCCTCCAGAACGCGTACAGCCAGGTCGAGGGCGCGCGGGCGCTGGAATCGGCCGGCATCGACCCCGCCGACGTGTCCGCCGCGCTCACGTCGGCCACGCTGCGGACCGTCACCCTCGACCCCGACGCCGACGAGCGCGAGACCCGCGGCGGCATCGCGTTCTTCGGCACCATCGTGCTGTTCGGCCAGCTCATCACCTACTCCATGTGGGTGGCCATGGGCGTCGTCGAAGAGAAGTCCAGCCGGGTGGTCGAGGTGATCCTCGCCACCATCCCGGCGCGGGCGCTGCTGGCCGGCAAGATCATCGGCATCGGGCTGCTCGGACTGCTGCAGCTCACGCTGATCGGCGGGCTGGGGCTGGGCATCGCGGCGGCGCTGGGCGCGGTGAGCCTGAGCGGGCCCATGATCACGCCGGTCCTCACCGCCCTCGGCTGGTTCGTCCTCGGCTTCGCCGCCTACGCGTCGCTGTCGGCGGCGGCCGCGGCCCGCATCTCGCGGCAGGAGGACCTGCAGAACGTCACCACACCGGTGAACACGCTGATGATGGTCTCGTACTTCGGCGCGTTCTACGTGTTCCTCAACCAGGACGCCGCCGCCGCGGGGGTGCTGAGCATCGTGCCGCCGTTCAGCGCGCTGATCATGCCGCTGCGCATGGCCCGGGGCGACGCCGCTGGCTGGGAGATCGGGCTGGCGCTGGGGCTCATGCTCGCGCTGATCGCCGTCCTCGTCGTGCTGGCGGCGCGCGTCTACGAGGGGGCCGTGCTGCGCATGGGCGCCAAGGTGTCGCTGAAGGACGCGTGGGCCGCCCGCCGCCGCACCGCCCGATGA
- a CDS encoding DUF3093 domain-containing protein, with product MTAYRERLVVPARWWLLLAGLAASVWLVYELPFGPRVSLPSAAAVLLLGGAALLLYGRLCVAVGPDGVRVGRARLPLTAVGTAEALTGDDARAARGPGLDRRAYVAIRGYVPGVVRIGVDDDADPTPYWLVSTRRPERLVAELEAARQTAGR from the coding sequence GTGACTGCTTACCGCGAACGCCTGGTGGTGCCGGCTCGATGGTGGCTGCTGCTGGCCGGGCTGGCCGCGTCGGTCTGGCTCGTCTACGAGCTGCCGTTCGGGCCGCGGGTGTCGCTGCCGTCGGCGGCCGCCGTGCTGCTGCTCGGCGGCGCCGCGCTGCTGCTGTACGGCCGGCTCTGCGTCGCCGTCGGGCCCGACGGCGTCCGCGTGGGGCGGGCGCGGCTGCCGTTGACGGCCGTCGGCACGGCCGAGGCGCTCACCGGCGACGACGCGCGGGCGGCGCGTGGCCCCGGCCTCGACCGCCGCGCCTACGTGGCGATCCGCGGGTACGTGCCGGGGGTGGTGCGCATCGGGGTCGACGACGACGCCGACCCCACCCCCTACTGGCTGGTGTCGACGCGCCGCCCCGAGCGGCTCGTGGCCGAGCTCGAGGCGGCGCGTCAGACGGCCGGCCGGTGA
- a CDS encoding metallophosphoesterase has product MEIPGQPLRVRLKLKSDVFVPSGLTYAGFWDAEGTSIGVYGTGLQPSDEWQYATFTIPSTAVFPIRFNSFQGINTAVDQQVPGRFVIGGLEADVPSQIDLPPQEPLRADPLVSADGRPQPGADWSFATLSDVQFTAASPDLTQVAVAALHRIRAEEPDLVVLNGDIVDRGLPEDLALARQTLEEGGCDLVAVGAEPDDDPDTVPCYYVPGNHESYGVGNTQSTLDAWEAEFGRPYRTFDHKGTRFILLNSALGSLRGSDWDQLPMLEEALATAAEDDAVSNVMVFAHHPVDDPAETKSSQLGDRMEVQLVERLLADFRSGSNKGAAMVGSHAQITNVQRQEGVQYVVHPSSGKAPYGTPDRGGFTGWVEWNVDRDGSGAQQWLNANVRAFAQQVVVEAPETVEAGHAVTVGGHVVQPSGVLPGSRVVPLAYPMSVRWSGDDGLAVGSGEQAVRRARDQGKVAILDPVTRQLTGLRTGEVTLEVTADSMRPYTGDESLAPVTGRTTVRVVAAAGPGARVDADAPVFTAVAADAAVRPVTLTNTGDRPLTVSGLTVTADAFAVADARACTAAPVAPGASCDVAVRFTPPAAGGRTSADLVVESNAPGGAVEVPLTGAEAAPEAAPAQG; this is encoded by the coding sequence GTGGAGATCCCGGGCCAGCCGCTGCGGGTCCGGCTCAAGCTCAAGTCGGACGTGTTCGTGCCGAGCGGACTGACCTACGCCGGCTTCTGGGACGCCGAGGGCACCTCGATCGGCGTCTACGGCACCGGCCTGCAGCCGTCGGACGAGTGGCAGTACGCGACGTTCACCATCCCGTCGACGGCGGTGTTCCCGATCCGGTTCAACTCGTTCCAGGGCATCAACACCGCCGTCGACCAGCAAGTGCCTGGCCGGTTCGTCATCGGCGGGCTGGAGGCGGACGTCCCGTCGCAGATCGACCTGCCCCCGCAGGAGCCGCTGCGCGCCGACCCGCTGGTGTCCGCCGACGGGCGGCCGCAGCCGGGCGCCGACTGGTCCTTCGCCACGCTCTCCGACGTCCAGTTCACCGCCGCGTCGCCGGACCTCACGCAGGTCGCCGTCGCCGCGCTGCACCGCATCCGCGCCGAGGAGCCGGACCTCGTCGTGCTCAACGGCGACATCGTCGACCGCGGCCTGCCCGAGGACCTCGCGCTGGCCCGCCAGACGTTGGAAGAGGGCGGCTGCGACCTCGTCGCCGTCGGCGCCGAGCCGGACGACGACCCCGACACCGTCCCCTGCTACTACGTGCCGGGCAACCACGAGTCCTACGGCGTGGGCAACACGCAGTCGACGCTGGACGCGTGGGAGGCCGAGTTCGGCCGTCCATACCGGACCTTCGACCACAAGGGCACCCGGTTCATCCTGCTCAACAGCGCGCTGGGCAGCCTGCGCGGCTCGGACTGGGACCAGCTGCCGATGCTCGAGGAGGCGCTGGCGACCGCCGCCGAGGACGACGCCGTCAGCAACGTCATGGTCTTCGCCCACCACCCCGTCGACGACCCGGCGGAGACGAAGTCCAGCCAGCTCGGCGACCGCATGGAGGTCCAGCTGGTCGAACGGCTGCTGGCCGATTTCCGGTCCGGCAGCAACAAGGGCGCCGCGATGGTCGGCTCGCACGCCCAGATCACGAACGTCCAGCGGCAGGAGGGCGTCCAGTACGTCGTGCACCCGTCGTCGGGCAAGGCGCCGTACGGCACCCCGGACCGCGGCGGCTTCACCGGCTGGGTCGAGTGGAACGTCGACCGCGACGGGTCCGGCGCGCAGCAGTGGCTCAACGCCAACGTCCGCGCGTTCGCCCAGCAGGTCGTCGTCGAGGCGCCGGAGACGGTCGAGGCGGGCCACGCGGTGACCGTCGGCGGGCACGTCGTCCAACCGTCCGGCGTGCTGCCGGGCAGCCGGGTCGTGCCGCTGGCCTACCCGATGTCCGTGCGCTGGTCCGGCGACGACGGCCTGGCCGTCGGCTCCGGCGAGCAGGCCGTCCGCCGGGCCCGCGACCAGGGCAAGGTGGCGATCCTGGACCCGGTGACGCGGCAGCTGACCGGCCTGCGCACCGGCGAGGTGACGCTGGAGGTCACCGCCGACTCCATGCGCCCCTACACCGGCGACGAGTCGCTGGCGCCGGTGACGGGACGGACGACGGTCCGGGTGGTGGCCGCCGCCGGTCCGGGTGCCCGGGTCGACGCGGACGCGCCGGTGTTCACCGCCGTGGCGGCCGACGCCGCGGTGCGTCCGGTGACGCTGACGAACACCGGCGACCGGCCGCTGACGGTGTCCGGGCTGACGGTGACGGCGGACGCGTTCGCGGTGGCCGACGCGCGGGCGTGCACCGCGGCGCCGGTCGCGCCGGGCGCCTCGTGCGACGTGGCGGTCCGGTTCACGCCGCCGGCCGCCGGTGGACGCACGAGCGCGGACCTCGTCGTCGAGTCCAACGCGCCCGGCGGCGCCGTCGAGGTGCCCCTGACGGGCGCCGAGGCAGCGCCTGAGGCGGCGCCGGCGCAGGGCTGA
- a CDS encoding ferrochelatase, producing the protein MVSITDPYDALLVVSFGGPEGQDDVIPFLENVTRGKGIPRERLEEVGEHYRLFGGRSPINDQNRALIANLEHELAERRISLPVYWGNRNWDPYLADELARMRDDGVERVAAFVTSAYDSYSGCRQYREDLWRAVQEVGPGAPRIDRLRHSFDHPGFVTANADGVVGALGDLPRDVADRARIVYVTHSIPDAMAETSGPTGGAYVAQHLAVASAVSAQVQARTGVERPHDLVYCSRSGPPSMPWLEPDVNDHLAALASEGVEAVVLAPIGFLSDHMEVAYDLDTEALATAKELGIAAARAATAGTHPDFVDTVIDLLLERAAVERGEPVVRASIGPPGPAADVCPAGCCPNLREDLPALCGVDSPPYP; encoded by the coding sequence ATGGTGAGCATCACCGATCCGTACGACGCCCTCCTGGTCGTCTCCTTCGGCGGTCCGGAGGGGCAGGACGACGTCATCCCGTTCCTCGAGAACGTCACGCGCGGCAAGGGCATCCCGCGCGAGCGGCTGGAAGAGGTCGGCGAGCACTACCGCCTGTTCGGCGGGCGCAGCCCGATCAACGACCAGAACCGCGCGCTGATCGCGAACCTCGAGCACGAGCTGGCCGAGCGGCGCATCTCGCTGCCGGTCTACTGGGGCAACCGCAACTGGGACCCCTACCTCGCCGACGAGCTGGCCCGCATGCGCGACGACGGCGTCGAGCGCGTCGCGGCGTTCGTGACCAGCGCGTACGACTCCTACTCCGGCTGCCGGCAGTACCGCGAGGACCTCTGGCGCGCCGTGCAGGAGGTCGGGCCGGGGGCGCCGCGCATCGACCGGCTGCGGCACTCGTTCGACCACCCCGGCTTCGTGACGGCCAACGCCGACGGCGTCGTGGGCGCGCTCGGCGACCTCCCGCGCGACGTCGCCGACCGGGCCCGCATCGTCTACGTGACGCACTCCATCCCCGACGCCATGGCCGAGACGTCCGGGCCGACGGGCGGGGCGTACGTCGCGCAGCACCTGGCCGTCGCGTCCGCCGTCAGCGCGCAGGTGCAGGCCCGCACGGGCGTGGAGCGCCCGCACGACCTCGTCTACTGCTCGCGCAGCGGCCCGCCGTCGATGCCGTGGCTGGAGCCCGACGTCAACGACCACCTGGCCGCGCTGGCGTCCGAGGGCGTCGAGGCGGTCGTGCTGGCGCCCATCGGGTTCCTGTCCGATCACATGGAGGTCGCGTACGACCTCGACACCGAGGCGCTGGCGACGGCGAAGGAGCTGGGCATCGCGGCGGCCCGCGCGGCCACCGCCGGCACCCACCCCGACTTCGTCGACACCGTCATCGACCTCCTGCTCGAGCGGGCCGCCGTCGAGCGCGGCGAGCCCGTCGTCCGGGCCAGCATCGGCCCGCCCGGCCCCGCCGCCGACGTCTGCCCGGCCGGCTGCTGCCCGAACCTGCGCGAGGACCTCCCCGCGCTCTGCGGCGTCGACTCGCCCCCGTACCCGTGA
- a CDS encoding PaaI family thioesterase yields the protein MTERQHGAPRPADAIERHPGAPAPGSTIASHYRMCVGCGPDHPTGLHVTVVAGEGLTVAGTFTVTDDHQGAPGLAHGGILSLAFDEVLGSLIWLIGKPAVTGHLETSYRRPVPVGTTLHIGAAVDRAEGRKIFMSATGRENAPDGPVSVTASAVFVVVPPTHFTDHGRPVAVSELSEAAAKVAEVNP from the coding sequence GTGACCGAACGGCAGCACGGGGCGCCGCGTCCCGCCGACGCGATCGAGCGGCATCCCGGCGCGCCGGCGCCCGGCAGCACCATCGCCTCGCACTACCGCATGTGCGTGGGCTGCGGACCGGACCACCCGACGGGGCTGCACGTCACCGTTGTCGCGGGCGAGGGCCTCACCGTGGCCGGCACGTTCACCGTCACCGACGACCACCAGGGCGCGCCCGGCCTGGCCCACGGCGGCATCCTGTCGCTGGCCTTCGACGAGGTGCTCGGCTCGCTGATCTGGCTGATCGGCAAACCGGCCGTCACCGGCCACCTCGAGACCAGCTACCGCCGCCCGGTCCCGGTCGGCACGACGCTGCACATCGGCGCCGCGGTCGACCGCGCCGAGGGCCGCAAGATCTTCATGTCCGCGACCGGCCGCGAGAACGCGCCCGACGGCCCGGTCAGCGTCACCGCGTCGGCCGTCTTCGTCGTCGTCCCGCCCACCCACTTCACCGACCACGGCCGCCCGGTGGCCGTGTCGGAGCTCTCGGAAGCGGCCGCGAAGGTCGCGGAGGTGAACCCGTGA
- a CDS encoding OB-fold nucleic acid binding domain-containing protein encodes MAVEENTGRRGIWGAITRWVASDEEVEAEELRDDAREAGCQPLADVQDRTTVRVRGVLQSVTLQPRLGTPALEADLYDGSGAVTLVWLGRRRIAGISCGRRLVATGRVATLDGRRVMYNPRYELLPAGME; translated from the coding sequence ATAGCTGTGGAAGAGAACACCGGGCGCCGCGGCATCTGGGGCGCCATCACGCGGTGGGTCGCCTCCGACGAGGAGGTCGAGGCCGAGGAGTTGCGCGACGACGCGCGCGAGGCCGGCTGCCAGCCGCTCGCCGACGTCCAGGACCGCACCACGGTGCGGGTCCGCGGCGTGCTGCAGTCGGTCACGCTGCAGCCGCGCCTGGGCACGCCCGCCCTCGAGGCCGATTTGTACGACGGCTCCGGCGCGGTGACACTGGTCTGGCTCGGCCGGCGGCGCATCGCCGGCATCAGCTGCGGACGCCGGCTGGTCGCGACCGGACGGGTGGCCACCCTCGACGGCCGCAGGGTCATGTACAACCCGCGATACGAGCTGCTGCCCGCAGGCATGGAGTGA
- a CDS encoding D-arabinono-1,4-lactone oxidase, which yields MVWQNWARTVQARPVRVERPAGADEAAAVLTAAARDGLRVKPVGAGHSFTPVAATDGVQVRLDGLSGLLALDTEAGTATVGAGTRLHELNALLTERGYGLTNMGDIAVQTVSGAIATGTHGSGRASASLSEQVVALEIALPDGTVRRVSATDDGDLFQAARLGLGALGIVTSVTFRVEPAFTLRSTVERTTLDAVVERFADLEAADHCDLYWLPFTDAVQLTVNRRTGEPAAPPNPVAAWWSGDVVENAGLALVQRVTRAAPKTTPAVNAVAARLIGARSFVDAAPKVFTSTRRVRFHEMEYALPRSAAPGALRALRDLTARGPWRVAFPVEVRLAPADDVWLSPAYERDTVYVATHAYPRTDYTGWFSAVEKLWTEYGGRPHWGKLHTRDSGYLLDHYRRMGTFRAVRDRVDPERIMANEYLDQVLGE from the coding sequence ATGGTCTGGCAGAACTGGGCGCGTACCGTCCAGGCGCGCCCGGTCCGCGTCGAGCGGCCGGCCGGCGCCGACGAGGCCGCCGCCGTGCTCACCGCCGCCGCACGCGACGGGCTGCGGGTCAAGCCGGTCGGCGCGGGCCACAGCTTCACCCCCGTCGCGGCGACGGACGGCGTGCAGGTCCGGCTCGACGGCCTCAGCGGCCTGCTCGCCCTCGACACGGAGGCGGGCACGGCGACCGTCGGCGCCGGCACCCGGTTGCACGAGCTCAACGCGCTGCTCACCGAGCGCGGCTACGGCCTGACGAACATGGGCGACATCGCGGTCCAGACGGTGTCCGGGGCCATCGCGACCGGCACCCACGGCAGCGGCCGGGCCAGCGCGTCGCTGTCCGAGCAGGTGGTGGCGCTGGAGATCGCGCTGCCCGACGGCACGGTGCGGCGCGTGTCGGCCACCGACGACGGCGACCTGTTCCAGGCCGCGCGGCTGGGCCTCGGCGCGCTGGGCATCGTGACCAGTGTCACGTTCCGGGTCGAACCGGCCTTCACGCTGCGGTCGACGGTGGAGCGGACGACACTGGACGCCGTCGTCGAGCGGTTCGCCGACCTCGAGGCGGCCGACCACTGCGACCTCTACTGGCTGCCGTTCACCGACGCCGTCCAGCTCACCGTCAACCGCCGCACCGGCGAGCCGGCCGCGCCGCCGAACCCCGTCGCCGCCTGGTGGTCCGGCGACGTCGTCGAGAACGCCGGACTGGCGCTGGTGCAGCGGGTGACCCGGGCCGCGCCCAAGACCACACCGGCCGTCAACGCCGTCGCCGCCCGGCTGATCGGCGCCCGCAGCTTCGTCGACGCCGCGCCGAAGGTGTTCACCAGCACGCGGCGGGTCCGGTTCCACGAGATGGAGTACGCGCTGCCCCGCTCGGCGGCGCCCGGGGCGCTGCGGGCGCTGCGCGACCTGACGGCGCGCGGGCCGTGGCGGGTGGCGTTCCCGGTCGAGGTCCGCCTCGCACCGGCCGACGACGTGTGGCTCTCCCCCGCCTACGAGCGCGACACCGTCTACGTCGCGACGCACGCCTACCCCCGGACGGACTACACCGGCTGGTTCTCCGCCGTCGAGAAGCTGTGGACCGAGTACGGTGGGCGGCCGCACTGGGGAAAGCTCCATACCCGCGATTCGGGGTATCTTCTCGATCACTACCGGCGAATGGGGACGTTCCGGGCGGTCCGCGACCGGGTCGACCCGGAGCGGATCATGGCCAACGAGTACCTCGACCAGGTGCTGGGCGAGTAG
- the sepH gene encoding septation protein SepH, which produces MMRELRLIAVSEDGAHLILSGHDGEQLALRVDDRLLAAIRGDRARLGQLDIRLESQLRPRDIQARIRAGESVDSVAAVAGMPREKVERFAGPVLAEREHIAGRARQATVRRLGGDGPPQTLEAAAGATAKTHGADPDLVEWDAWRREDGRWLVRFAWAGEEEDSALFSFDPSGRTVVPEDHNARSIAGVLPAEAPADPEPEVPAGPARLSVVGGSSGAAAPAEDDEGPDLPAFLKPAGVGPVRGLVRDASASSSTSSSASADDEDEFDDTTPIPAAARRQRRTTRTGRERRRREPDLFHDHTPEPAEPPAAAGPSASASGASAVEDEADDAVTSERLRLSDIAQHVETDDEQAADLAPTADEPAPPARKTSSSRSRRPSVPSWDEIMFGRRKND; this is translated from the coding sequence ATGATGCGTGAGCTTCGGCTGATCGCGGTCAGTGAGGACGGCGCTCACCTCATCCTCTCCGGCCACGACGGTGAACAGCTGGCGTTGCGGGTGGACGATCGCCTGCTCGCCGCGATCCGAGGCGACCGAGCGAGGTTGGGACAGTTGGATATCCGGCTCGAAAGCCAGCTACGTCCACGCGACATCCAGGCACGCATCCGGGCGGGCGAGTCCGTCGACTCCGTCGCCGCCGTGGCGGGCATGCCACGCGAGAAGGTCGAGCGCTTCGCCGGCCCCGTCCTCGCCGAACGCGAGCACATCGCGGGCCGCGCCCGGCAGGCCACGGTGCGCCGGCTGGGCGGCGACGGCCCGCCGCAGACACTGGAGGCCGCCGCGGGGGCGACCGCCAAGACGCACGGCGCCGACCCCGACCTCGTCGAGTGGGACGCGTGGCGGCGCGAGGACGGCCGCTGGCTGGTCCGGTTCGCGTGGGCCGGCGAGGAGGAGGACTCCGCCCTCTTCTCGTTCGACCCGTCCGGCCGCACCGTCGTGCCCGAGGACCACAACGCCCGCTCCATCGCCGGCGTGCTGCCGGCCGAGGCGCCCGCCGACCCCGAGCCCGAGGTCCCCGCCGGCCCGGCCCGGCTGTCCGTCGTGGGCGGTTCGTCCGGCGCCGCGGCGCCCGCCGAAGACGACGAGGGCCCCGACCTGCCGGCGTTCCTCAAGCCGGCCGGGGTGGGGCCGGTGCGCGGTCTCGTGCGCGACGCTTCTGCGTCGTCGTCCACGTCCTCGTCCGCCTCCGCTGACGATGAGGACGAGTTCGACGACACCACGCCGATCCCGGCCGCGGCCCGCCGCCAGCGGCGCACCACCCGCACCGGCCGCGAGCGCCGTCGTCGCGAGCCCGACCTGTTCCACGACCACACGCCTGAGCCCGCCGAGCCGCCCGCTGCTGCCGGTCCGTCCGCCTCCGCCTCGGGCGCCTCGGCCGTCGAGGATGAGGCCGACGACGCGGTCACGAGCGAGCGGCTGCGGCTCAGCGACATCGCCCAGCACGTCGAAACCGACGACGAGCAGGCCGCCGACCTCGCCCCCACGGCCGACGAGCCGGCGCCGCCGGCCCGCAAGACCAGCTCCTCCCGCTCCCGCCGGCCCAGCGTCCCCAGCTGGGACGAGATCATGTTCGGGCGCCGCAAGAACGACTGA
- a CDS encoding DUF4193 domain-containing protein encodes MATDYDAPRKTDDDLSEDSLEELKNRRMDKTSGIVDVDESDLNESMELPGADLSNEELAVRVLPRQADEFTCSQCFLVHHRSQLAKEKDGMLICRDCAA; translated from the coding sequence ATGGCAACCGACTACGACGCGCCACGCAAGACCGACGACGATCTGTCCGAGGACTCGCTGGAGGAACTGAAGAACCGGCGCATGGACAAGACGTCGGGCATCGTCGACGTCGACGAGTCCGACCTGAACGAGTCCATGGAACTGCCGGGAGCAGATCTGTCCAACGAGGAGCTGGCGGTCCGGGTGCTGCCGCGGCAGGCTGACGAGTTCACCTGCTCGCAGTGCTTCCTGGTGCACCACCGCAGCCAGCTGGCGAAGGAGAAGGACGGGATGCTCATCTGCCGCGACTGCGCGGCCTGA
- a CDS encoding DUF3710 domain-containing protein, which yields MWGRRRRDGDEDEAAVEETVEATSTASGSDGSGEDDEAKSDRSGGPLDESEVDLDEARKGRVDLGGLLVKAAPGMKLQLQVDQRTGNATSAVLAIDDAAVQLIAVAAPRSSGMWGQTRLQISQDAQRRGGRAEEAPGPFGTEVRLVVPVQAPDGKQVLQPSRVSAIDGPRWMLRATFLGKATNDAATFQRFVALVKETVVVRGQSPMAPGDVIVLKPPAGTRPPADPSQPLQA from the coding sequence GTGTGGGGACGGCGGCGCCGCGACGGCGATGAGGACGAGGCCGCGGTCGAGGAGACCGTGGAGGCCACCTCGACGGCGTCCGGTTCGGACGGGTCCGGCGAGGACGACGAGGCCAAGAGCGACCGCTCCGGCGGCCCGCTCGACGAGTCCGAGGTCGACCTCGACGAGGCGCGCAAGGGCCGCGTCGACCTCGGCGGCCTGCTGGTGAAGGCCGCGCCCGGCATGAAGCTGCAGCTGCAGGTCGACCAGCGCACCGGCAACGCCACCAGCGCCGTCCTCGCCATCGACGACGCCGCGGTGCAGCTGATCGCCGTCGCCGCGCCGCGCAGCTCCGGCATGTGGGGCCAGACGCGGCTGCAGATCAGCCAGGACGCCCAGCGCCGCGGCGGCCGCGCCGAGGAGGCGCCCGGGCCGTTCGGCACCGAGGTCCGGCTGGTCGTGCCGGTGCAGGCGCCCGACGGCAAGCAGGTGCTGCAGCCGTCGCGGGTGTCGGCCATCGACGGCCCGCGCTGGATGCTGCGCGCCACGTTCCTGGGCAAGGCCACCAATGACGCCGCCACGTTCCAGCGCTTCGTCGCGCTGGTGAAGGAGACGGTGGTCGTCCGCGGCCAGTCGCCGATGGCGCCGGGCGACGTCATCGTGCTGAAGCCGCCGGCCGGCACCCGCCCGCCGGCCGACCCGTCCCAGCCGCTCCAGGCCTGA
- a CDS encoding inositol monophosphatase family protein — translation MTADPADLLVLAEKTAREAGDLVRDKREAVERMAVAGTKSTPTDVVTESDTAAEALIRSRLFAARPDDGFLGEEDGSVAGSTGVEWVVDPIDGTVNYLYGIPQYAVSIAARVDGVVRAGVVHNPASGETWTAVSGGGAFLDGGPVRVSSCTSLSLALVGTGFGYDAVRRARQAAVLLEVVPAVRDIRRAGAAALDLCAVATGRLDAYYERGLNPWDLAAGGLIAAEAGAVVSGLRGAEAGNDLALAATPGVAAELTALLERLGADHD, via the coding sequence GTGACGGCCGACCCCGCCGACCTGCTCGTCCTGGCCGAGAAGACCGCCCGTGAGGCCGGTGACCTCGTCCGCGACAAGCGTGAGGCGGTCGAGCGCATGGCCGTCGCCGGCACCAAGTCGACGCCCACGGACGTCGTCACGGAGTCCGACACCGCAGCGGAGGCGCTGATCCGCTCGCGCCTCTTCGCCGCCCGCCCCGACGACGGCTTCCTCGGCGAGGAGGACGGTTCGGTCGCCGGCTCGACCGGCGTCGAGTGGGTGGTCGACCCGATCGACGGCACCGTCAACTACCTCTACGGGATCCCGCAGTACGCGGTCTCCATCGCCGCCCGCGTCGACGGCGTGGTCCGCGCCGGCGTCGTCCACAACCCCGCCAGCGGCGAGACGTGGACGGCGGTGTCCGGTGGCGGCGCCTTCCTCGACGGCGGCCCGGTGCGCGTCTCGTCCTGCACGTCGCTGTCGCTGGCGCTGGTCGGGACCGGTTTCGGCTACGACGCGGTGCGGCGGGCGCGGCAGGCGGCGGTGCTGCTGGAGGTCGTCCCGGCCGTCCGCGACATCCGCCGGGCCGGCGCCGCCGCGCTCGATCTGTGCGCCGTGGCGACCGGCCGGCTGGACGCCTACTACGAGCGCGGCCTGAACCCGTGGGACCTCGCGGCGGGCGGGCTGATCGCCGCCGAGGCCGGCGCGGTGGTCAGCGGCCTGCGCGGTGCGGAGGCCGGCAACGACCTCGCCCTGGCCGCGACGCCCGGCGTGGCGGCCGAGCTGACGGCGCTCCTGGAGCGGCTCGGCGCCGACCACGACTGA
- the dut gene encoding dUTP diphosphatase, giving the protein MTDPVDVLITRLDPDVPLPGYAHPGDAGADLITTSDVSIAPGERAMVGTGIAIALPAGYAAFVHPRSGLAHRLGVSIVNTPGTVDAGYRGEIKVLLVNHDLREPAVFARGDRIAQLVVQRVERARFHEVERLPGSARGDGGYGSTGTASQAGGNAGVR; this is encoded by the coding sequence GTGACGGACCCCGTCGACGTCCTCATCACCCGGCTGGACCCGGACGTGCCGCTGCCCGGCTACGCCCATCCCGGCGACGCCGGCGCCGACCTGATCACGACCAGCGACGTCAGCATCGCGCCGGGTGAGCGGGCCATGGTGGGCACGGGCATCGCGATCGCCCTGCCCGCGGGTTACGCTGCATTCGTCCACCCGCGGTCGGGGCTCGCGCACCGGCTCGGCGTCAGCATCGTCAACACACCGGGCACGGTCGATGCGGGCTACCGGGGCGAGATCAAGGTGCTGCTGGTCAACCACGACCTGCGGGAGCCGGCGGTGTTCGCGCGTGGCGACCGCATCGCCCAGCTGGTCGTCCAGCGGGTCGAGCGGGCCCGGTTCCACGAGGTGGAGCGGCTGCCCGGCTCGGCGCGGGGCGACGGCGGGTACGGGTCGACGGGCACGGCAAGCCAGGCCGGCGGCAACGCCGGCGTCCGATAG